The genomic DNA AAAATATATGCAATTAAAAAGGAGAATAAGGACACATatggaaaatgtatttcaatacTCCCAACTCACGAGGAaaatttatggggggggggggggggggggggggggggggggggggggaacaaacAAACAAGGAAATATACATTTTTTCAACAACCAAGATGGCGGCACGAGTAAAAACAGTGGTATGAGCTGGATGCTAAGGCTTGTGCTTGTGCTTCAGTCAGAAACAGAAATGATTCTAGCTAGTTCATCGCCGGAGTGATTAACTGAGCATAAATAATGAGGAAGTTAATTAGCGGCGATAGCTTTGTCTCGACTCTGGTGTGGCAGAGGTGATAATCCACAGAGAGAAACTGGCTACAGGGAAAAAACTGCCTGGTTTACTTTTCCTGACAAATGCTTAAACTGATGAGGGAAAAAAGACAGATGAACACCACGACCTATCAGCACAGCCACAACAAACATCATCTGAAACCCCAAAGACTGATCAAGGCTGAAACAAAGACCTCCAGAGACCACAAGCCTTAAAATGAAAACTCTAAATAGtgtaggaaaaaaaatccagtttGTATTtgattcaaaataaaaaatgtttatgCCCACATCAGGTGGTCATTTTGAGGAGTGCCCAAAATGTAGACAAGGCGTAAAGTATCTAGGGAACCAGGATGGCGCATCCCCTTCACCGGTGACACTCAAGCTGGACTTGAGGACAGATGTTCTGAATAGTCAACAGATACTGAGATCCTAGTCCTGCTCCATGGGCTCCTCACTGGTCCCAGTGTCCAGGCTACCGCTCTCCATGGCGCCCTCTGCAGGTGGCTCAGAAGTACTGCTGGAGGGAGCAGAGGCTCTCTCTTCCCTGGCTCCACTCTCctcactgctactgctgctgacactactgctgctgctgactGGGTCACTGCCCTCATCGCTTTCCCGGGCCTCAGGGCTCTCCAGGACGCCAGCAGGGGCCTGCTGTTCTGATTGGTCCATGTCATTACATTCCTCTTGGGAGCCACAAGgaacctccctctctgcctgctCGTCCTCCCCGGGCCCTGCTGATGGCTCCAACTGTGTGCTCGATGGCTCTGTGGGACAGGCAAGGACACAGAAATAGAGTTATTAATGTTAACTGCATAAGGGTTGATGTAGATCTGGCAAGCAGATAAGCTGAACCTGCGATGAACACCTCAGAATTCTGCCAATTCAGGCAATTCCTGGTTCTGCTCATACACATACTAATATCCACAAAGGATTGTACCAGCAATGCATGTTGGCATGATTGGCGAAAATAAAGAGTGAAAAACAAGTCCTACCTTGGTCTTCACAAGTCCCAGCAGTACTGGGAGCCTCACTTCTCTTCTCGTCATCCTCCTCCTGGACCATAGACTCTGCCTCTTCCGACAAACTGTCATTGTTGCCGTGTCTGAGGGTGTCCCCCTCCTGCTCATCCTCTTTGCTGAACTTGAGCCTCTTCACCTCGTGTTGCTCCGCCTCCATATCCTCTTCTTCCTCGTCGTCATGGTGCTTGTTCTTCACAGAGCTCCCCTGGGTACCTGATGCCGACACCTCACTGAGAGAGCGAAGATTCATCACACATTCAATTCATCAAAAGAAAAAAGTAGGAAGTGAGTATCACACGGTCTGTTGGGTAGCAACTGAAGTACCTGGAGGGTTTGTCATGTCCCTGCTCTGTGGTAGGGTCTTTGTTTTCTGTACTGTCCGGTAGGCCGTTTGTCGCTAGAGAGAGCTTTGGTCTGTTCAGCGGCCTGGGGGTCCCTGGGCCATTCACTTTCCTGCAAGAAAATAGAGGAAGAGTGAAAGAAATGTAGTGTAAGAAAAGTGTCAGCAATGTGAGTGGTTTACCTTTAGGCAATTATCACTGAGGAAACTAGGGTGAGAAAATAGGAACCTGTCATTTGAGCTTTACCTCTCCGTAAAAGCAGATGCGTTCCCAGGCAACATAACACCATTCATTCTATTCACACCACTGCATCCGTTTTTCCTTCAtgacagagagaaacatacagTAATACAATATTTTACTTCAtataaactatactgaacaaaaatataaacgcaacatgtaaagtgttgatcccacgtttcatgagctgaaataaaagatcccagaaatgttccatacacacaaaaagcttatttctctaaaatgtttacatccctgttagtaagcatttctcctttgccaagataatccatccacctaaaaggtgtggcatatcaagaagcggattaaacaacatgatcattacacaggtgcaccttgtgctgggtaaaataaaaggccactaaaatgcagttttatcacacaacacaatgtcacagatgtcttaAATTGGGGGAGcatgcaactggcatgctgactgcaggatatccaccagagctgttgccagataatgaaacgtttatttctctaccataagct from Oncorhynchus clarkii lewisi isolate Uvic-CL-2024 chromosome 7, UVic_Ocla_1.0, whole genome shotgun sequence includes the following:
- the LOC139413344 gene encoding serine/threonine-protein phosphatase 4 regulatory subunit 2-B isoform X1, with protein sequence MMEIDSLQEALKDFDNKGKKEVAPLLDQFLCHVAKTGETIVQWSQFKSYFLFKLEKVMDDFNASAPDQRGVANPNVDSIPFEDMKERILKIVNGYNGIPFTIQRLCELLTEPKRNYTGTEKFLRGVEKNVMVVSCVHPTSEKNGCSGVNRMNGVMLPGNASAFTERKVNGPGTPRPLNRPKLSLATNGLPDSTENKDPTTEQGHDKPSSEVSASGTQGSSVKNKHHDDEEEEDMEAEQHEVKRLKFSKEDEQEGDTLRHGNNDSLSEEAESMVQEEDDEKRSEAPSTAGTCEDQEPSSTQLEPSAGPGEDEQAEREVPCGSQEECNDMDQSEQQAPAGVLESPEARESDEGSDPVSSSSSVSSSSSEESGAREERASAPSSSTSEPPAEGAMESGSLDTGTSEEPMEQD
- the LOC139413344 gene encoding serine/threonine-protein phosphatase 4 regulatory subunit 2-B isoform X2, coding for MPDFDNKGKKEVAPLLDQFLCHVAKTGETIVQWSQFKSYFLFKLEKVMDDFNASAPDQRGVANPNVDSIPFEDMKERILKIVNGYNGIPFTIQRLCELLTEPKRNYTGTEKFLRGVEKNVMVVSCVHPTSEKNGCSGVNRMNGVMLPGNASAFTERKVNGPGTPRPLNRPKLSLATNGLPDSTENKDPTTEQGHDKPSSEVSASGTQGSSVKNKHHDDEEEEDMEAEQHEVKRLKFSKEDEQEGDTLRHGNNDSLSEEAESMVQEEDDEKRSEAPSTAGTCEDQEPSSTQLEPSAGPGEDEQAEREVPCGSQEECNDMDQSEQQAPAGVLESPEARESDEGSDPVSSSSSVSSSSSEESGAREERASAPSSSTSEPPAEGAMESGSLDTGTSEEPMEQD